The region cgtgttgtgtgtttgggtttgggcatcGGGGCGCGCGTGGGCGCTCGCACGTTGTCGGTCACCCGTCGTCGCGGTGTATGTAGCGCGCGCGTGTAGGGCGTTGTGGGAGGGCGCTGCCcgttgcaggagagggctgctggcggcagagGGGGTGCCTACGGCCATACCACCCTGAGAACGCCCGATCTCGTCTGATCTCGGAAGCTAAGCAGGGTCGGGCCCGGTTAGTACTTGGATGGGAGACCGCCTGGGAATACCGGGTGCTGTAGGCTTTTGCCCTTTGACGGGAGGCGCCCGGGCAGCCCGCGTTTTCTTGGTGGGCTGTGGCAGGCGCGCAGGGGCGCGTGGCGGGTGCGCGCGGGTCCTGCCGTGGGAGGGTGTGTGGGGCAGGTGTGCGTGGGGTttggccggcagccgcccccgtggtggtgtggtgtcattttttaattttttttttaattcacttttgGTCAGTGTGCTGTTTTGGGAGTTATTCTTGTGCAGGTATTGCTGTGTTAGTTTGCCAGGTTTTGGGTGtgcttttggattttttcctctccccgtgctttatatttttcatttgaatatttaagaaattttcatttttttcctttttgaaatatCCGTTTTCATTGATGCTGTGAACATTTTTTCTGATTATTATTTGCAGTATTCCACAGTTTGTATGTTGCTCTTACTTTTATGTACCTAatgtggtgtttctttttttgatgCTGTCACTTTTATATTTTGTTGAGGACACCGTGATTCCTTTGACGTTCCCACTGCACAGCCTCACACACTGTCTGTTCGTACAGCGCCTGTGCTGTGGTTAGGTCAGCATTGGCAGCATGTGCTAAGCATAGAGTTCATGGGTGTCTGCGAGGGGCCGTGCAATGCTCTGGAATGCCCACTGCAGGATCCCGTCCCAGGCGCCCTGTAGGACAGCCTCAGTGGGGGTCACTCCTCCTTTCCATCCCActccctgcccccagcctgTTCCATTCACCCTCCCTTGCCTACATCCCAATGTCACCCTGTGGGTCACATCAGAGACGTCAGTCCCCTGTGGATGGACTCCATAGCTGTCCTCCTGAGTGCCATACCTCACCCAGGAGCACATCAAGCTCATCCCTGCTCAGCATGGGGTCACCGCCGGCGGGGACATCCTCTGCCTGTGTTGGAGGAGACATGTCCTTCCAGGTgtcctgcctgccctctgcTTGCACCCCTTTGGGTCAGGGCTGGTGATCTGGTTCAATCCCTCACCTAGTGCAGTCCCTCTGGCGTGGTTTCACTACCTCACCTCCAGCTATAGTCAGCCTGTCCCCCATCGCTCCTCATTGTCCCATTGCTCCTTGGCCTCATCATGCCCTTCTTACCCAGCGCGGCAACCTCACCCAGCCCTCTTCCCTCCGCCAGCACTGGATGCCGGTTGTACCAACCTTTGCTGCCTGTAGTGTGTgggcaccagctgctgcagtgttctccaggctgcctgtgtctggggTGCCTGCACAGgatgtgcagagcagcagccccctACAACCAATGTGGATGAAACAGAACATCAGGGCAGCCCAACTCTGGGGAAATGATTTAAGGTCGGATGTGGTGGGCTCACCTGAGGTCCCTGCCAGGTGCAGGGCAGTGTTGGGATGTGGGTATCTGGGTCAAGCAGCGGCTGCACATGCTCCCATCATTTACACCCCGCTGGGTGCTGCATACCTCCTCTCCTGGGATCTCGGGGGGTTGCTCTGCAACTGCAGCTGCCTCCCGCAGCTGGCCCAGCTCAGCCGTGCTCCCCACACAAGAGCCACACCGCCATGTCCCACTGCACAGCCAGAGCGGGGCAGTGAGGGACAGCTGGGGGCTACTGGGGTCCCCATGGCAACCCGGGCCTCACCTGGGGACACAGGGCAGCGGGGGCACCAGGCATGCAAGGTGGAAGGCCCTGGGGCAGCCATCGCAGCAGATGAGTTCACCACCATCACCACATGCTGCACACTCATCCTCGTTCTCCTGCCCCAGGGGAGTGGGAGGGGGTCACCACCACTGCCACCACCCCCCTAAGTGGCACCAGCAGACAGCTTGCATCCGCGGCTgtggcagggctggtgctggcagGGGACCCCCCAATGCCCGTTGCCCCCTTATCCTCTACCCATGCCCCCCACATCACCCAccctgcaccaaacagcaacaCTTTTCAGGGCAGGGATTGCCTGTTCCAGGGGGGTTGTATCCTGGTCACCACCCTCAGCTGAACCCCAGGTTGCCTGTGCTCTGCCAAGCCAAGGGGATATGCCAGGAACACCCCTATGGGCCCTGGCTCAGGAGGTGTCTCTCAGGGGGGCTGACATGCCAGGGCTCACCTGGTGGGGCGTGAGATCCTGGCTGTGCATGGTGGGTGCCGGCAGCTggccgtgggggtgcagctGGGGCTCCCTGCTCTGTGGGTGAGACAGAATTGGGGTTTGGAGGAGCTGCCAGGACAGCTTGGGGTGAGGTGGGGGGATGCCCCCAGGCCATGGCCGTGCTGCCAGGCAGGGACAGCTGGACAGCCCCCTGCTGCAGCCTCGGGCAGCTGCAAAGGGTGGGGATGAAAGTGGATGGTGGTGGGGATCTGTACACTTTGGGATGCCTTAGGCCGGGTGGGGGGCTTCAGGCTGCGGCTTCTGCTCCTGGCCCCTGGCTCCTCGCAGGCAGCTGGGATGTATGGCTCATCCCCGGCTTTGCTGCCCATCTTGGACCTGCCTGCAAGAGAGGCCAAGAGCATCTCTGGCAGggcctcctccctgccaccccACTCTGCCTGAGGGCAGCTTCTGAATTTGGGGGCTAAACTGGGCAGGAGGTTGGCCAGGCTAGAGTGCACCTACCTGGCTCCAGCACATGTTTGACAAGGATGCCCTCGACAGCCCCACGGGTGACAGGCACCTCGCTGCCCGCCACTGCTACTGCTCTCTGCACTGATGCAGCCACTGCCtggagggctgcaggcagggagggggctcAGCGCAGTCGGCAGTCCCCCATGCCCTCCACTGCAGGCAAACAGAGGGCACAGGCAGACGCTGCCCTCGGGCGGTTTGGCACTCACCACTGGCACGAGGGGTGTGATGGGCATCCGCGCCCTCTGGCTTCTTCACAGTCCTCACCTTCACCAGGGGCACTGTGGGGTTGTAAGGGTGGGCATCACGGGGCACGGCGCACACACCCCGCCCAGCACCCCACCCCACTCTGTGTCTCCATACCGGGGCTGGCAGCATGTCgtggggagggctgtgctgctcgGACCCCATCCCGCTCCTCGGGGGCTTTCCTCTTGCCTTGGGGTCTGTGCGGGGCtggtgctgtggggctgggggagaggcgCCTGCTGCGGCGCTGCCGTCCCAGCTCCACCTCTGcaacagggacagggacaggcacAGCTGGCTCTGGGTGTCACCCCTGTCTGCTGATAGCCCCCAGGGGTGCTGCTCTCCCTCCATCCACCCCCCTCCTACCTCTGGGGAAGGCACCACGAAGGGGCCGGAGCCGGGTGTACCGCTCCAGGTTGTAGTCCTTGAAGAGGACAGCCCAGAAGTCACGGACGGCAGCAGCGTCGCGGCCCAGCAGCCAGGTGAGCAGCGCGTGGAAAGCACGGTGGGAGCCCTCCCGCTCCGTCCGGCTCAGTGTCTCCTGTCAGTGCCACCATGGCCCATCAGCACACATCCCAGTGCCACCAGCAGGCCCCCCgttcctgcagcacagccatcCTCTCCCAGCCCGCGGCCTCACCTTGAAGACGTGCTCAGGGACAACATCGTGGTCAGCCAGGCCATGCAGCAATGGGAAGACATCGTCCACTGCCATGGCGATCTCGGTGCGGTGCAGCTTCAGCAGGTGCCGCAggtccccctcaccccccagccctgccatgcTGCAGGGACACTGCTGGGACCGAGCAGTCCGCACCAACGCTTCTCTTTAATAAGGCCCTGCCACCGACAGCAGGAAACTTGTCAGAATCCTGTGGCCCCACTCATTTCAGTATGAGGCCATGTAACCTGAGATCACCCCTCCCGCCACCAGCTGTCCCTGTGGCATGGCTGCCACTGGGTTCCCAGTCCCAGCTGGGGCTCGGGCTGCCCCACCGCCTGGGGCATCAACAGCTGGCATGATGTTAGCTGCCACTGCTGGTAAAGGACACCCAACCCTGCGGTGACCACCCTTGGGTGGCCGAGGAGAGGTGGTCAGCCAGGGTGCT is a window of Phalacrocorax aristotelis chromosome 7, bGulAri2.1, whole genome shotgun sequence DNA encoding:
- the LOC142060000 gene encoding autoimmune regulator-like, with product MAGLGGEGDLRHLLKLHRTEIAMAVDDVFPLLHGLADHDVVPEHVFKETLSRTEREGSHRAFHALLTWLLGRDAAAVRDFWAVLFKDYNLERYTRLRPLRGAFPREVELGRQRRSRRLSPSPTAPAPHRPQGKRKAPEERDGVRAAQPSPRHAASPVPLVKVRTVKKPEGADAHHTPRASALQAVAASVQRAVAVAGSEVPVTRGAVEGILVKHVLEPGRSKMGSKAGDEPYIPAACEEPGARSRSRSLKPPTRPKASQSSREPQLHPHGQLPAPTMHSQDLTPHQENEDECAACGDGGELICCDGCPRAFHLACLVPPLPCVPSGTWRCGSCVGSTAELGQLREAAAVAEQPPEIPGEEVCSTQRGVNDGSMCSRCLTQIPTSQHCPAPGRDLRGLLLCTSCAGTPDTGSLENTAAAGAHTLQAAKVGTTGIQCWRREEGWVRLPRWVRRA